One genomic segment of [Phormidium] sp. ETS-05 includes these proteins:
- a CDS encoding EAL domain-containing protein — protein MKFIEPTGDEEWMVVKMQSANLAGIKSEGEESGRPRPLLSSPLRDRMHSGVKTSSGGSSPQSGESISHKGANWRQLMAFMPVAMSLERARDGVIIDANSHFGELFGLEAGLAVGQPFHDLFCHRGERRKFLRALLATNGCLVNYEVQVKKFSGITPGEGPTWVSIAAECLDWDGEPVIIKTYQDITERVQLKTALAQSEANLKAILNSSLQSILLIDRDYKIQSFNKIAAENAQLVWQKQIREGDSIYQYVAAEDLDSFNIHFAAALQGEYIRLEKPIQGVWFEFSYGPVFNDTGEVMGVCLTALNVHDRQQAVTSLAKSEARFRSLVQYSSDAIAVVCADGTIHYQSPSVERILGYESGALLRKNALDYIHPQERKLVIEKFFKALKQPGQVVKIEFRFRHCSGNWVYLDAVGSNWSHEPSINGFVLNCRDVTERKQQEEKLRLLERAISASSDGIVISEAKAHTPLVYVNPSFEQITGYTAAEVLGRNCSFLQGVDKNQPELEKLRDAINQGTDCTVVLRNYRKNGSLFWNELRLSPVENDQGKITHYIGVQTDITQRKAAEEQLFHQAYHDSLTGLPNRALLMERLREAGIQSKRQPDYLFSVLFIDLDRFKLVNDSLGHAVGDMLLIVIALRLEACLRPGDTLARLGGDHFVILSENISTVDDATALAESIHRQLQPPFCLQGHELFITASIGIALSGSDCCRPADLLRDADIAMYRAKQAGKGRHAVFDTAMRDRVVALLHLENDLRRAVYELENGISNPFFLVYQPIISLASGTLVGFEALVRWQHPERGLISPIEFIPVAEESGLIVPLGKWILQEACRQLHQWQSENPSFNALTCSVNLSGKQFLQPDLLEMIDSILTATGLNSQSLKLEITESILMENTETAIATLSQLRQRHIRLGLDDFGTGYSSLSYLHQFPCDTLKIDRSFVKSLGSDPTHQKIVRAIVTLAHALDMDVTAEGIETTNQVEQLANLGCEFAQGYFFSPPVSAIVATSLVSSPEPSCPYRPYSRS, from the coding sequence ATGAAATTTATTGAGCCTACAGGCGACGAGGAATGGATGGTAGTAAAGATGCAGTCAGCAAATCTGGCAGGGATCAAATCCGAGGGGGAGGAGTCCGGGCGTCCCCGTCCGCTTCTGTCCTCCCCCCTCCGAGACAGAATGCACTCAGGGGTAAAGACGAGTTCTGGTGGTAGTTCGCCCCAATCGGGGGAGTCCATATCTCACAAGGGGGCCAACTGGCGCCAGTTAATGGCTTTCATGCCAGTAGCGATGTCTCTGGAACGGGCCCGCGATGGTGTGATCATTGATGCCAACTCCCACTTCGGGGAGTTGTTTGGCTTGGAGGCAGGTTTGGCAGTTGGTCAACCGTTCCATGACTTGTTTTGTCATCGGGGGGAGCGGCGCAAGTTCTTGAGAGCGCTTCTTGCTACCAATGGTTGCTTGGTTAACTATGAGGTGCAAGTGAAGAAATTCAGTGGCATCACCCCTGGGGAAGGACCTACATGGGTGAGTATTGCGGCGGAATGCCTGGATTGGGATGGTGAGCCGGTAATTATCAAAACTTATCAAGACATTACGGAACGGGTTCAGTTAAAAACGGCTTTAGCGCAATCGGAGGCTAACTTAAAAGCGATTCTTAACTCTTCTTTGCAATCTATTTTATTAATTGACCGCGATTATAAAATCCAATCGTTTAACAAAATAGCTGCGGAAAATGCCCAACTGGTTTGGCAGAAACAAATCCGCGAAGGAGATTCAATTTATCAGTATGTGGCGGCGGAAGATTTAGACAGTTTTAATATCCATTTTGCAGCGGCTCTTCAGGGGGAGTACATTCGCCTAGAAAAGCCGATTCAGGGAGTGTGGTTTGAGTTTAGCTATGGGCCGGTATTTAACGATACTGGCGAGGTGATGGGGGTATGTCTGACGGCGCTTAATGTTCACGATCGGCAGCAGGCGGTAACGTCTCTGGCTAAAAGTGAAGCGCGGTTCCGCTCCTTGGTGCAGTATTCCTCCGATGCGATCGCGGTGGTCTGTGCTGACGGCACTATCCACTATCAAAGTCCCTCGGTAGAGCGGATTTTGGGCTATGAATCCGGAGCATTACTCAGGAAAAATGCTCTAGATTACATCCACCCCCAAGAGCGGAAACTGGTAATAGAAAAGTTTTTTAAGGCGCTGAAACAACCAGGACAAGTGGTAAAAATCGAGTTTCGCTTCCGCCACTGTTCTGGCAATTGGGTATATTTGGATGCCGTGGGGAGTAACTGGAGTCACGAACCGAGCATTAACGGTTTTGTCCTCAATTGTCGGGATGTTACCGAGCGCAAACAGCAAGAAGAAAAGTTACGCCTCCTGGAAAGGGCGATTTCGGCTTCTTCCGATGGTATTGTCATCTCGGAAGCAAAAGCCCACACCCCCTTAGTCTATGTTAACCCCAGTTTTGAACAAATCACCGGTTACACGGCGGCTGAAGTCCTCGGACGCAACTGCAGCTTTCTCCAAGGTGTAGATAAAAACCAACCGGAATTAGAGAAACTGCGTGATGCTATCAACCAGGGAACTGACTGCACTGTAGTGCTGCGCAACTACCGCAAAAATGGCAGTTTGTTCTGGAATGAGTTACGCCTCTCGCCGGTGGAAAACGACCAGGGAAAAATCACTCACTATATCGGGGTGCAAACCGATATCACGCAGCGCAAAGCAGCGGAAGAGCAGCTATTCCACCAAGCATATCACGATTCTCTCACCGGTTTGCCCAACCGCGCCCTACTCATGGAGCGTTTGCGGGAAGCGGGGATCCAATCTAAACGGCAACCAGATTATCTATTTTCGGTTCTGTTTATCGACTTAGACCGGTTTAAGTTGGTGAATGACAGCTTGGGACACGCGGTGGGGGATATGCTGTTAATTGTAATTGCCCTCCGCTTGGAAGCCTGTTTGCGTCCGGGAGATACTTTGGCGCGTTTGGGGGGCGACCATTTTGTAATCTTGAGCGAGAATATCAGCACTGTTGATGATGCTACTGCTCTAGCAGAAAGTATTCACCGTCAACTACAGCCGCCTTTCTGTTTGCAAGGACATGAGCTGTTTATTACCGCTAGCATTGGTATTGCTTTGAGTGGTTCTGACTGTTGCCGACCGGCGGACTTGTTGCGGGATGCAGATATCGCTATGTATCGCGCTAAGCAGGCGGGTAAGGGCCGTCATGCGGTGTTTGATACGGCGATGCGCGATCGGGTGGTGGCGCTTCTCCACCTAGAAAATGACCTCCGTCGCGCTGTGTATGAGCTGGAAAACGGCATTAGCAACCCCTTTTTCCTGGTTTATCAACCGATTATTTCTCTCGCCAGTGGCACTTTGGTGGGTTTTGAAGCTCTGGTACGTTGGCAACATCCAGAGCGGGGTCTGATTTCGCCCATAGAGTTTATCCCGGTGGCGGAAGAAAGTGGCCTCATCGTCCCTTTGGGGAAATGGATATTGCAAGAAGCCTGCCGCCAGCTCCATCAGTGGCAATCGGAAAACCCCAGTTTTAACGCCTTAACCTGTAGCGTTAATTTATCCGGCAAACAATTTTTGCAGCCGGATTTGCTGGAAATGATTGATTCAATTTTGACGGCAACTGGTTTAAATTCCCAGAGTTTAAAGCTGGAAATTACCGAAAGCATTCTTATGGAAAATACCGAAACCGCGATCGCGACGCTCTCCCAATTACGTCAGCGTCACATTCGCTTGGGCCTGGATGATTTTGGCACTGGGTACTCTTCCCTCAGCTACCTGCATCAGTTCCCCTGTGACACCCTGAAAATCGATCGCTCGTTCGTGAAGTCTCTCGGGAGCGACCCCACCCACCAGAAAATTGTCCGGGCGATCGTCACCCTGGCTCACGCTCTGGAT
- the acnB gene encoding bifunctional aconitate hydratase 2/2-methylisocitrate dehydratase produces the protein MLASYRQHVAARAAEGIPPLPLNAEQTAALCELLQNPPQGEEETLRHLLRDRIPPGVDQAAYVKAGFLTAIAKGETTSPLVSPVEAIELLGTMVGGYNVGSLIELLSSETAEIAQAAAEALKKTLLVFDALHDVLELSATNNYAKQVIDSWAAAEWFTSRNPLPEQITVTVFKVPGETNTDDLSPARHATTRPDIPLHAKAMLESRLTGALETIAELKQKGYPVAYVGDVVGTGSSRKSAINSVLWNLGDDIPCVPNKRAGGYILGGAIAPIFFNTAEDSGALPIECDVTQINTGDIITIHPYKGEITNQNGQVISTFTLKPNTILDEVRAGGRIPLIIGRSLTDKTRKALGLDLSPTFTRPQLPEDTKKGFTLAQKIVGQACGLPGVRPGTSCEPLMTTVGSQDTTGPMTRDELKELACLGFSADLVMQSFCHTAAYPKPVDIKTHKELPDFFSTRGGVALRPGDGIIHSWLNRMLLPDTVGTGGDSHTRFPLGISFPAGSGLVAFAAALGVMPLDMPESVLVRFKGELQPGVTLRDIVNAIPYVAIQQGLLTVAKENKKNIFSGRIMEMEGLPDLKVEQAFELTDATAERSCAGCTIKLSEETVAEYIRSNIALLKNMVARGYQDGRTIMRRVAKMEQWLANPQLLSADSDAEYAEIIEVDLNQIKEPIVAAPNDPDNIKLMSECAGDTIHEVFIGSCMTNIGHYRAAAKILENAGTAKVRLWICPPTRMDEKQLREEGVYGVFAAAGARTEMPGCSLCMGNQARVEDGVTVFSTSTRNFNNRMGKDARVYLGSAELAAVCALLGRIPTVEEYTAIVTEKINPFAAELYRYLNFDQIAGFEDEGRVIPLEEMPKIEDILGMPVGAGK, from the coding sequence ATGCTCGCATCTTACCGCCAACACGTGGCCGCTAGAGCCGCCGAAGGTATCCCACCCCTACCCCTGAATGCGGAACAAACTGCCGCTTTGTGCGAACTATTGCAAAATCCTCCCCAGGGAGAGGAGGAAACTTTGCGGCATTTGCTGCGCGATCGCATCCCCCCCGGAGTGGACCAAGCCGCCTACGTCAAAGCGGGATTTCTCACCGCCATTGCCAAAGGCGAAACCACCAGTCCCCTAGTTTCTCCCGTAGAAGCCATAGAACTCCTCGGCACAATGGTCGGCGGCTATAACGTCGGGTCCTTGATTGAGCTGCTATCATCGGAAACCGCCGAAATTGCTCAAGCCGCCGCCGAAGCCTTGAAAAAAACCCTGCTGGTGTTCGACGCTCTGCACGATGTGCTAGAACTGTCTGCCACCAACAATTACGCCAAACAAGTAATCGACTCTTGGGCAGCCGCCGAGTGGTTCACCAGTCGCAACCCCCTACCAGAGCAAATTACCGTTACTGTCTTTAAAGTGCCTGGGGAAACCAACACCGATGATTTATCCCCAGCGCGTCATGCCACCACCCGCCCCGATATCCCCCTCCACGCCAAAGCGATGCTGGAATCACGGCTAACTGGGGCATTGGAAACCATAGCCGAACTGAAGCAAAAAGGCTATCCCGTCGCCTATGTGGGAGATGTGGTGGGTACGGGTAGCTCCCGCAAGTCTGCGATTAACTCCGTACTGTGGAACTTGGGCGATGATATTCCCTGTGTGCCCAATAAACGCGCTGGAGGGTATATCTTAGGTGGCGCGATCGCCCCCATCTTCTTCAACACCGCCGAAGACTCCGGCGCCCTCCCCATAGAATGCGATGTCACCCAAATCAACACCGGCGACATCATCACCATCCACCCCTACAAAGGTGAAATCACCAACCAAAACGGCCAAGTAATTTCCACCTTCACCCTCAAACCCAACACCATCCTCGACGAAGTACGCGCCGGAGGTCGGATCCCCCTCATCATCGGACGCAGCCTCACCGACAAAACCCGCAAAGCACTAGGACTCGACCTGAGCCCCACCTTCACCCGTCCCCAACTCCCCGAAGACACCAAAAAAGGCTTCACCCTCGCCCAAAAAATCGTCGGTCAAGCCTGCGGACTCCCCGGCGTCCGTCCCGGCACCTCCTGCGAACCCCTAATGACCACCGTCGGTTCCCAAGACACCACCGGACCCATGACCCGGGACGAACTCAAAGAACTCGCCTGCCTCGGCTTCTCCGCCGACTTGGTAATGCAGAGCTTCTGTCACACCGCCGCCTATCCCAAACCGGTAGATATCAAAACCCACAAAGAACTACCCGACTTCTTCTCCACCCGAGGCGGCGTCGCCTTACGACCAGGAGACGGCATCATCCATTCCTGGCTCAACCGGATGCTCCTTCCCGACACCGTAGGTACTGGCGGCGACTCCCACACCCGCTTCCCCCTAGGCATATCCTTCCCCGCCGGTTCCGGCTTAGTCGCCTTCGCCGCCGCCCTCGGGGTGATGCCATTAGATATGCCTGAATCAGTCTTAGTCCGGTTTAAAGGCGAATTGCAACCGGGCGTCACCCTCCGGGATATCGTCAACGCCATTCCTTATGTGGCAATTCAACAAGGACTGCTCACCGTCGCCAAAGAAAACAAGAAAAACATCTTCTCTGGGCGGATCATGGAAATGGAAGGCTTACCCGATTTAAAAGTCGAGCAAGCCTTTGAGTTGACCGACGCCACCGCTGAGCGTTCCTGTGCCGGATGTACGATTAAACTCAGCGAGGAAACTGTCGCTGAATATATCCGATCGAACATCGCCCTCCTGAAAAACATGGTGGCGCGGGGATATCAAGATGGCCGTACCATCATGCGCCGCGTCGCCAAAATGGAGCAATGGTTAGCCAATCCCCAATTACTCAGCGCCGACAGCGATGCCGAATACGCCGAAATCATCGAAGTTGATTTAAACCAAATCAAAGAGCCCATAGTTGCTGCCCCCAACGACCCAGACAACATTAAATTAATGTCTGAATGCGCTGGGGACACCATCCATGAAGTGTTTATCGGTTCCTGCATGACCAACATCGGCCATTATCGCGCTGCCGCGAAAATATTGGAAAATGCAGGCACGGCCAAAGTGCGGTTATGGATTTGTCCTCCCACCCGCATGGATGAAAAACAACTTCGGGAAGAGGGAGTTTATGGCGTATTTGCTGCCGCTGGTGCCCGCACAGAAATGCCGGGATGCAGTCTTTGTATGGGGAATCAAGCCCGCGTAGAAGATGGCGTTACCGTGTTTTCTACTTCTACCCGCAACTTCAACAACCGTATGGGCAAAGATGCGCGAGTTTATCTCGGTTCGGCTGAATTAGCGGCAGTTTGCGCCCTGCTCGGACGCATTCCCACGGTGGAGGAATATACTGCGATCGTCACCGAGAAAATCAATCCCTTTGCAGCGGAATTATATCGCTATCTCAACTTTGACCAAATTGCTGGTTTTGAAGATGAAGGGCGCGTGATTCCTTTGGAAGAAATGCCCAAAATTGAGGATATTTTGGGAATGCCTGTAGGCGCTGGTAAGTAA